In bacterium, a single genomic region encodes these proteins:
- a CDS encoding efflux RND transporter periplasmic adaptor subunit, whose protein sequence is ANRPKDLLNAKTQRELLQIKAPLSGTVAAIHFKVGEAVSLATVLADLVDMDRLDIAIRVPSLEAFALRLGQSAEISIGAAESAPIQQGKLAFIGAQVDPLTDTVLVRATLSKAAGFRPGQFVNVRIVVEEHSERLAVPIESVVTRDGSSLITVVDGDNAKQKIIKPGLRDGNLIEVSGEDLEEGTTIVTQGVYGLPPETRIRVLK, encoded by the coding sequence CTGCAAACCGCCCGAAGGATTTACTCAACGCCAAGACCCAACGCGAGTTATTGCAGATCAAGGCGCCTCTGTCCGGCACTGTGGCGGCCATTCATTTTAAAGTCGGCGAGGCGGTGAGCTTGGCTACGGTATTAGCGGACTTGGTTGACATGGATCGCCTGGACATCGCTATCCGTGTGCCCAGCCTGGAAGCCTTTGCGCTTCGTTTGGGACAATCGGCGGAAATCAGCATCGGCGCGGCAGAGAGCGCCCCGATTCAACAGGGAAAACTGGCCTTTATCGGCGCTCAGGTCGATCCGCTCACCGATACCGTATTGGTTCGGGCCACTCTAAGCAAGGCCGCCGGCTTCCGGCCCGGCCAATTCGTCAATGTGCGCATCGTCGTCGAAGAGCACTCTGAGCGCTTGGCGGTTCCGATTGAAAGCGTGGTGACCAGAGACGGCAGCAGTTTAATTACCGTGGTTGACGGCGACAATGCCAAACAAAAGATCATCAAACCGGGTTTACGCGACGGAAATCTCATTGAAGTATCGGGCGAGGATTTAGAGGAAGGCACGACTATCGTGACCCAGGGCGTTTACGGCTTGCCGCCTGAAACGCGTATCCGGGTGCTGAAGTAA